In Strix uralensis isolate ZFMK-TIS-50842 chromosome 18, bStrUra1, whole genome shotgun sequence, one DNA window encodes the following:
- the SLC32A1 gene encoding vesicular inhibitory amino acid transporter, whose protein sequence is MATLLRSKLSNVATSVSNKSQAKMSGMFARMGFQAATDEEAVGFAHCDDLDMEHRQGLQMDILKSEGGEEGAEPPLEGDIHYQRDGTGPLPPSASKEAGVCSELSGQGKPKITAWEAGWNVTNAIQGMFVLGLPYAILHGGYLGLFLIIFAAVVCCYTGKILIACLYEENEDGEIVRVRDSYVDIANACCAPRFPTLGGRIVNVAQIIELVMTCILYVVVSGNLMYNSFPNLPVSQKSWSIIATAVLLPCAFLKNLKAVSKFSLLCTLAHFVINILVIAYCLSRARDWAWDKVKFYIDVKKFPISIGIIVFSYTSQIFLPSLEGNMQNPKEFHCMMNWTHIAACILKGLFALVAYLTWADETKEVITDNLPSTIRAVVNIFLVAKALLSYPLPFFAAVEVLERSLFQDGNRAFFPNCYGGDGRLKSWGLTLRCALVVFTLLMAIYVPHFALLMGLTGSLTGAGLCFLLPSLFHLKLLWRKLLWHHVFFDVAIFVIGGICSVSGFIHSLEGLIEAFRTNAED, encoded by the exons ATGGCCACCCTCCTCCGCAGCAAGCTTTCCAACGTGGCCACCTCGGTGTCCAACAAGTCCCAGGCGAAGATGAGCGGCATGTTCGCGAGGATGGGCTTCCAGGCGGCCACCGACGAGGAGGCGGTGGGCTTCGCCCACTGCGACGACCTGGACATGGAGCACCGGCAAGGGCTGCAGATGGACATCCTCAAGTCCGAGGGCGGCGAGGAGGGCGCCGAGCCACCCCTGGAAGGGGACATCCACTACCAGCGGGACGGCAccggccccctcccgccctccgcCTCCAAGGAGGCGGGCGTCTGCTCGGAGCTCTCCGGGCAGGGCAAGCCCAAGATCACGGCCTGGGAGGCGGGCTGGAACGTCACCAACGCCATCCAG GGGATGTTTGTTCTGGGCCTGCCCTATGCCATCCTTCATGGTGGATACCTAGGactctttttaataattttcgCTGCAGTGGTTTGCTGCTACACTGGGAAAATCCTTATTGCCTGTCTTTATGAGGAGAATGAGGATGGGGAGATAGTCAGGGTGAGAGACTCCTACGTGGACATAGCGAACGCGTGCTGCGCGCCCCGCTTCCCCACCCTTGGAGGCAGAATTGTGAACGTGGCTCAGATCATTGAACTGGTCATGACCTGCATCCTCTATGTGGTGGTCAGTGGGAACCTGATGTACAACAGCTTCCCCAACCTGCCCGTCTCCCAGAAGTCATGGTCCATCATTGCCACGGCAGTGCTCCTGCCTTGTGCGTTCTTGAAGAACCTCAAGGCAGTCTCCAAGTTCAGCTTGCTCTGCACATTAGCCCACTTTGTGATCAACATCTTGGTGATCGCCTACTGCCTCTCCAGGGCACGCGACTGGGCCTGGGACAAAGTCAAGTTTTACATTGATGTAAAGAAGTTTCCCATCTCCATTGGCATCATTGTCTTCAGCTACACCTCTCAGATCTTTCTGCCTTCCTTGGAGGGGAACATGCAGAACCCCAAGGAGTTTCATTGCATGATGAACTGGACTCACATAGCAGCTTGCATCCTTAAGGGACTCTTTGCCTTGGTCGCCTACCTGACCTGGGCTGACGAGACCAAGGAAGTCATTACAGACAACTTGCCATCCACCATTAGGGCAGTAGTCAACATTTTCTTGGTGGCCAAAGCCTTGCTCTCGTACCCCTTGCCATTCTTTGCAGCTGTGGAAGTCCTGGAGCGGTCCCTTTTCCAGGATGGAAACAGGGCATTCTTCCCCAACTGCTACGGGGGTGACGGGCGGCTCAAATCCTGGGGACTCACCCTCAGATGTGCCCTGGTAGTCTTCACCCTGCTCATGGCTATCTATGTCCCGCATTTTGCCCTCTTGATGGGTCTTACTGGGAGCCTCACAGGTGCAGGGCTCTGTTTCCTGCTCCCCAGTCTTTTCCACCTCAAACTCTTGTGGAGGAAGCTCTTGTGGCACCACGTCTTCTTTGATGTCGCCATTTTCGTTATAGGTGGTATCTGCAGCGTCTCGGGGTTCATCCACTCTTTAGAAGGCCTCATAGAGGCCTTCAGAACCAACGCTGAAGACTAA